One genomic region from Candidatus Bathyarchaeia archaeon encodes:
- the map gene encoding type II methionyl aminopeptidase, translating into MKAIDDEAFEKLRLSGRILRETREELKNFVRENMPIIEVCEKAEELIRRKGGKPAFPCNVSINEIAAHYTSPPNDTRRIPEKSLVKVDIGAHVDGYVTDTAVTICFNPEYREMVNAAEQALKKAVEAIRPETPTSRLGALIEQTVRSRGFKPVSNLTGHSVGRYLIHAGTSLPNVAHLSFTKVKLGEAYAIEPFVTVQNAIGKVENSPEATIFRFVKQKPLKNAYAKKLLKYIEENFKTLPFTERWLQGVVPEEHYREAFKELLISKAIMSYPVFIEASRKPVAQAEHTVLIVEDGCLILT; encoded by the coding sequence ATGAAAGCTATAGATGATGAAGCCTTTGAAAAGCTCCGCTTGTCCGGTAGAATTCTCCGCGAAACCAGAGAAGAGCTAAAAAATTTTGTCCGCGAAAATATGCCAATAATTGAAGTTTGTGAAAAAGCCGAAGAGCTCATTAGGCGTAAGGGCGGAAAACCAGCCTTCCCATGCAACGTTTCAATAAACGAGATTGCAGCCCACTACACTTCACCACCAAACGACACGCGGAGAATTCCAGAAAAATCCCTTGTGAAGGTGGATATTGGCGCCCACGTGGACGGCTACGTAACAGACACAGCCGTGACGATATGCTTTAACCCAGAGTACCGTGAAATGGTGAACGCGGCAGAACAAGCCTTGAAAAAGGCTGTGGAAGCCATACGCCCGGAAACACCAACATCGAGGCTTGGCGCATTAATAGAGCAGACAGTAAGGTCCAGAGGCTTTAAGCCCGTCTCGAATCTGACGGGACATAGTGTTGGCAGATATTTGATTCATGCTGGGACATCGCTGCCCAACGTGGCTCACCTATCTTTCACAAAAGTTAAGCTGGGCGAAGCCTACGCCATAGAACCCTTCGTAACAGTTCAAAACGCCATCGGCAAAGTGGAAAACAGCCCCGAAGCCACAATATTCCGCTTTGTAAAACAGAAGCCCCTTAAAAACGCCTATGCGAAGAAGCTTCTAAAATACATTGAGGAAAACTTTAAAACACTGCCATTCACCGAGCGTTGGCTTCAAGGCGTGGTCCCAGAAGAACATTATAGAGAAGCCTTCAAAGAACTTTTAATTTCAAAGGCGATTATGAGCTATCCGGTCTTCATAGAAGCCAGCAGAAAGCCAGTCGCTCAAGCAGAACACACAGTCCTAATAGTCGAAGATGGATGCCTAATCCTAACCTAA
- a CDS encoding FAD-binding oxidoreductase, whose product MDTEVIAKLREIVGCENVLVGSDIGEEYAHDEALAVKPCMPEIVVKPITAEEVAEILHLANEKGIPVTPRGGGTGLSGGCVPSAGGILLSLERMNRILEIDEENHVAVVEAGVTLSSLMKAVEAHGLCYPIYPGEESATVGGNVATNAGGMMAVKYGVTRNFVLGLEAVLPTGEIIKTGGKYVKVSSGYDLTQLIVGSEGTLAVVTKVILKLLPKQKDRVTLLVAFKTLKQGVAAVPLLLKCGVTPLIIEFIDNVGLNAMENYTGITVPIDEHVRSESEAFLLIVLEGESQEKLYRDAELVSEICMKNGAIEVLMPSTERAGRELLELREKSFYAARDAGAKFLVDVVVPRSRIPEFMEKVRETSIKYSVVISGAGHVGDGNVHLAIFEENSEKLSAILKEIYALGKALGGAVSAEHGIGLEKRELFLKLEDKAKIELMRRIKRAFDPNNILNPGKIF is encoded by the coding sequence TTGGACACGGAAGTGATAGCCAAGCTTAGGGAGATTGTTGGCTGTGAGAACGTTCTTGTGGGCAGTGATATTGGCGAGGAGTATGCGCATGATGAGGCGCTCGCTGTTAAGCCTTGCATGCCAGAAATCGTTGTTAAGCCTATAACAGCCGAAGAGGTTGCTGAAATACTGCACCTAGCCAACGAGAAGGGGATTCCAGTTACTCCTAGGGGTGGCGGAACAGGCTTAAGTGGGGGTTGCGTTCCATCCGCTGGTGGGATTCTCTTATCCCTTGAGCGTATGAATCGGATACTGGAAATAGACGAGGAGAACCATGTGGCGGTTGTTGAGGCTGGCGTCACCCTTTCAAGTCTTATGAAGGCTGTTGAAGCGCATGGGCTTTGCTACCCAATTTATCCGGGAGAAGAAAGTGCAACTGTTGGCGGTAATGTTGCCACCAATGCCGGTGGCATGATGGCGGTAAAGTATGGGGTTACCCGTAACTTTGTTTTGGGCTTGGAGGCTGTTTTGCCAACCGGCGAAATCATAAAAACTGGCGGTAAATACGTGAAAGTTTCGTCGGGCTACGACCTAACACAGTTAATTGTAGGTTCCGAGGGAACCCTAGCTGTCGTAACCAAGGTTATTTTGAAGCTTTTGCCCAAGCAGAAGGATAGGGTAACACTACTTGTCGCGTTTAAGACGCTTAAGCAAGGCGTGGCAGCTGTACCGCTTCTACTGAAGTGCGGTGTCACACCCTTGATAATTGAATTTATTGATAATGTTGGGCTTAACGCCATGGAAAATTACACTGGAATAACTGTGCCGATAGATGAGCATGTTCGCAGCGAGTCTGAAGCCTTCCTCCTCATTGTTTTGGAGGGTGAAAGCCAAGAAAAACTTTACAGGGACGCCGAGCTGGTCAGCGAAATTTGCATGAAGAATGGTGCAATTGAGGTTCTCATGCCATCCACTGAGAGGGCTGGAAGGGAACTCTTAGAGCTGAGGGAAAAATCTTTCTACGCTGCTAGGGATGCCGGCGCCAAATTTCTCGTGGATGTTGTTGTTCCTAGAAGCCGAATCCCAGAATTCATGGAGAAGGTGAGGGAAACCTCCATAAAATATTCAGTGGTTATAAGCGGCGCTGGACATGTTGGAGATGGAAACGTTCACCTAGCCATATTTGAGGAAAATTCGGAAAAACTCTCAGCCATTTTGAAGGAGATTTACGCTTTAGGGAAAGCTTTAGGAGGCGCTGTGTCGGCGGAGCATGGCATAGGCTTGGAGAAAAGGGAGCTTTTCCTAAAGTTGGAGGATAAAGCGAAGATTGAGCTTATGAGGAGGATTAAGAGGGCTTTCGATCCCAACAACATCCTCAACCCTGGAAAAATTTTCTAA
- a CDS encoding metal-dependent hydrolase, giving the protein MAKITWFGHASCKVEVSDKTVLIDPWLDGNPASPIKASEIEKADIVYVTHDHGDHLGDAINICRRTNATFVSTFELGNYASENGVKDVVGLNIGGCAEVKGVKLYMVQAFHTCSRGAPTGVVVEAEGKRVYHAGDTGLFGDMKLIGQLYKPNLALLPIGGYYTMGALEAAEAVKLLKPKVVIPMHFKTFPVLAQSAEEFVKKVKGKAPKVKVVVLNPGESYQF; this is encoded by the coding sequence TTGGCGAAGATTACATGGTTTGGACATGCCTCCTGTAAAGTCGAGGTAAGCGACAAAACAGTCTTAATTGACCCATGGCTTGATGGAAACCCCGCTTCACCTATAAAGGCTTCTGAAATTGAAAAGGCTGACATTGTTTACGTGACCCACGACCACGGCGACCATCTTGGAGACGCAATAAACATTTGCCGGCGAACCAACGCCACTTTTGTCTCAACCTTTGAGCTTGGCAATTATGCGAGCGAAAACGGCGTGAAAGACGTTGTCGGACTAAACATTGGTGGATGCGCAGAAGTTAAGGGCGTAAAACTCTACATGGTTCAAGCCTTCCACACATGCTCAAGGGGCGCGCCAACAGGCGTTGTTGTTGAGGCTGAAGGGAAGAGGGTTTACCACGCTGGTGATACTGGACTTTTTGGAGACATGAAACTTATTGGGCAGCTCTATAAGCCTAACTTGGCACTATTGCCCATAGGCGGATACTACACCATGGGAGCTTTGGAGGCAGCTGAAGCCGTCAAACTGTTGAAGCCTAAGGTGGTGATTCCAATGCATTTCAAGACTTTTCCAGTTTTAGCCCAGTCAGCAGAAGAGTTTGTCAAAAAAGTGAAGGGGAAGGCGCCGAAAGTTAAAGTGGTGGTTCTGAATCCCGGAGAAAGCTACCAATTCTAG
- a CDS encoding metallophosphoesterase, producing MSFLFKRKKEAETRILFATDMHGSEGVWRKFLNASAMLKVDVAICGGDLTGKMLVPVVKHKDGKYSYYHLKRTHVVDESEIEKALKEIRGIGYYPYLTDESEYEEMVKNPKKVDEVFHKVMASTIKSWLDLIPQKVPSETRVVVCPGNDDRPVVDEIVNSHKHVINGEGKVIEIDDSHEMVSCGWVNPSPWKTSREEEEDKLEERLEKYISQIKNVENAIFNFHAPPYQSKLDEAPLLDKNLNPVIQSGNVVMVPVGSKAVRKMIEKYQPFLGLHGHIHEAAGSMKIGRTYCINPGSEYAEGILRAFLVEFKGNKITRLQRIEG from the coding sequence TTGTCGTTTCTATTTAAAAGGAAGAAGGAAGCGGAAACAAGAATTCTTTTCGCCACCGATATGCATGGCTCTGAGGGTGTTTGGAGGAAGTTTCTTAACGCTTCCGCCATGCTTAAAGTAGACGTGGCAATTTGTGGCGGCGATTTGACAGGGAAAATGCTAGTGCCTGTTGTCAAACATAAGGATGGAAAATACTCCTATTACCATTTGAAGAGAACCCATGTGGTGGATGAAAGCGAAATAGAAAAGGCCCTAAAGGAGATTAGGGGTATAGGCTATTACCCATACTTGACGGATGAAAGCGAATATGAGGAGATGGTTAAAAACCCAAAGAAGGTCGACGAGGTTTTCCACAAAGTCATGGCCTCAACAATTAAGAGCTGGCTTGACCTTATCCCCCAGAAGGTTCCAAGCGAAACAAGGGTTGTCGTATGCCCTGGAAACGATGATAGGCCAGTTGTTGACGAGATAGTGAACAGCCACAAGCACGTGATAAATGGGGAGGGAAAAGTCATAGAGATCGACGATTCGCATGAAATGGTGAGCTGTGGGTGGGTGAATCCAAGCCCATGGAAAACCTCCCGTGAAGAAGAAGAGGATAAACTTGAAGAACGCCTTGAAAAGTACATTTCCCAAATCAAAAATGTTGAAAACGCCATATTCAACTTCCACGCTCCGCCATACCAGTCAAAACTCGACGAAGCCCCACTCTTAGACAAAAACTTGAATCCAGTTATCCAAAGCGGAAACGTTGTCATGGTCCCTGTAGGCTCTAAGGCTGTTAGGAAAATGATTGAAAAATACCAGCCCTTCCTAGGGCTTCACGGGCATATACATGAGGCTGCTGGCTCCATGAAAATTGGGAGAACCTACTGCATAAACCCCGGAAGCGAATACGCCGAAGGGATTCTTAGGGCCTTCCTAGTAGAGTTTAAGGGCAATAAGATAACAAGGCTCCAAAGGATAGAGGGTTAG
- a CDS encoding DUF1512 domain-containing protein: MNLVATMFILQSQLFQLPGGDIFSQILTLIIYAFIFISIFYGQRIQLYIMLREVEGSLYKLKYIRDEGRRIAIETIKEIGKPQTDPTARVDRFLEYFTIAPQSLDPAGIVWKLEHILDVRDARFKDEVRLLAPAADETQANNLENTLEAAMALNYIYKVIRHYYLLGKKTLSLYIIMQIQMILPLVMREAEAYASALKAFAYGQPIGDGVGALVAAKLMHGHPVRKVPKDCVVAEVPFEGRTAYVIKAEGPGGNVGKPGDAIKTIIEENEGKIANIIMIDAALKLEGEEVGEVAEGVGAAIGGPGVDQFKIEETILKYRIPINAVIIKEDIGDAVSPMRREIFEAADKAIERIRQVILERTKEGDKVIIAGVGNTIGIGQ, translated from the coding sequence GTGAACCTAGTGGCAACAATGTTCATTCTTCAAAGTCAGCTCTTCCAACTTCCGGGAGGGGACATTTTCTCGCAAATTTTAACCTTAATCATTTATGCTTTCATATTTATCTCTATATTTTATGGTCAACGCATTCAGCTTTACATCATGCTTAGAGAGGTTGAAGGCAGCCTATACAAGTTGAAGTATATCCGAGATGAGGGGCGGCGAATAGCCATAGAAACTATTAAAGAGATTGGGAAGCCCCAGACAGACCCTACGGCTAGAGTTGACCGATTCCTCGAATATTTTACCATTGCCCCTCAGAGCCTTGACCCGGCTGGCATTGTTTGGAAGCTTGAGCACATATTGGACGTTAGGGACGCCCGTTTCAAGGATGAGGTTCGGCTACTCGCCCCGGCGGCTGATGAGACTCAGGCGAATAATTTGGAGAATACCCTTGAGGCGGCTATGGCTTTAAACTACATTTACAAGGTTATAAGGCATTACTACCTGCTTGGAAAGAAGACCTTAAGCCTCTACATTATAATGCAGATTCAGATGATTTTGCCGTTGGTTATGCGGGAAGCCGAAGCCTATGCAAGTGCTCTCAAAGCCTTCGCCTACGGTCAGCCTATTGGTGATGGCGTAGGAGCGCTTGTGGCAGCCAAGCTTATGCACGGTCACCCCGTTAGGAAGGTTCCAAAAGACTGTGTTGTGGCTGAGGTTCCCTTTGAGGGGAGAACAGCCTACGTTATAAAGGCTGAGGGCCCCGGCGGGAACGTTGGCAAGCCTGGGGACGCCATTAAAACGATTATTGAGGAGAATGAGGGTAAAATAGCTAACATAATCATGATCGACGCTGCCTTGAAGCTTGAAGGCGAGGAGGTCGGCGAGGTAGCTGAGGGCGTAGGCGCAGCCATAGGCGGACCAGGCGTGGACCAGTTTAAGATTGAGGAGACCATTCTGAAGTACCGCATTCCAATAAACGCTGTCATAATTAAGGAGGATATTGGCGATGCAGTTTCGCCCATGCGCAGGGAGATTTTTGAGGCTGCTGACAAAGCTATTGAAAGGATTAGGCAAGTGATATTGGAGAGGACTAAAGAGGGCGACAAGGTTATTATTGCAGGCGTTGGGAACACGATAGGTATAGGACAATAA
- the pheT gene encoding phenylalanine--tRNA ligase subunit beta yields the protein MPVITLHVKRFSRFLGRPVTVEDLTKWLPWIGFDLEEIGEDYVKAEYNPNRIDFCSYAGVARALKGFLEMETGMPKYHAEEPKTTLKVDSAVATVRPYMLAAIVRDVKLDEDAVVELMDMQEDLHWGIGRDRRKASIGIHNLDAVEPPFTYTAVEPTSVKFVPLGKTEEMTPKEILEKHEKGVAYRHLVDWSPRYPLLIDKYGRVLSMPPIINGELTRVTADTRNLFLDVTGPSLEAVEKSLKVLATALADMGGKLEKVIVHYPDRTVVSPSLEPEKMRLRLNYANKMLGLKISEAEAVKCLQKCRLDAEAVDKGVLEVSIPPYRIDIMHEIDLVEEVAIGYGYYRLEPTIPATATVGEKHPANRLADTVRQIMTGLGFMEVMNFTLTNERVHYTLMRLKPKNPVRLANPVSAEYTIMREMLLPGLLKNLAENKHESYPQKLFEVSDVAKINRRLETMCERRLHLAAVTCHSTANYTEIKSTCEALLANLGLTNWQIKEAKHPSFLQGRTAAIKIGDKQIGVLGEVHPQVLNNFELENPTASLEIDLEWLIQRKI from the coding sequence ATGCCAGTGATAACCCTTCACGTGAAGCGCTTTTCAAGGTTTTTGGGTAGACCAGTAACCGTTGAAGACTTGACAAAGTGGCTTCCATGGATAGGCTTCGACTTGGAGGAGATCGGCGAAGACTATGTTAAAGCTGAGTACAATCCAAACCGCATAGATTTTTGCAGCTATGCCGGCGTGGCTCGCGCTTTGAAAGGCTTCTTGGAAATGGAAACTGGAATGCCAAAGTATCATGCGGAAGAGCCGAAAACAACACTGAAAGTGGATAGCGCCGTTGCCACTGTTAGGCCTTACATGCTTGCGGCTATAGTCCGCGATGTAAAGTTGGATGAGGACGCTGTTGTTGAGCTTATGGATATGCAAGAAGACCTCCACTGGGGGATAGGCAGAGACCGCCGGAAGGCTTCTATTGGCATTCACAACTTGGACGCTGTTGAGCCCCCATTCACTTACACAGCTGTAGAACCCACAAGCGTCAAGTTCGTTCCGCTTGGCAAGACGGAGGAGATGACGCCGAAAGAGATTCTTGAAAAACACGAGAAGGGCGTTGCCTACCGCCACCTAGTCGACTGGTCGCCAAGATATCCCCTCCTAATCGACAAGTATGGGCGGGTTTTGTCCATGCCGCCAATAATAAACGGCGAGCTCACAAGGGTCACCGCGGACACGCGAAATCTATTCTTGGATGTTACTGGACCAAGCCTTGAAGCGGTGGAGAAAAGCCTAAAAGTTTTGGCCACAGCGCTGGCGGACATGGGCGGCAAACTGGAAAAGGTTATAGTGCATTATCCAGACCGCACAGTGGTTTCGCCCAGCCTTGAACCAGAGAAAATGAGGCTTAGGCTAAACTACGCCAACAAGATGCTCGGCTTAAAAATTTCAGAGGCTGAAGCCGTAAAGTGCCTACAAAAGTGCCGACTGGATGCGGAAGCCGTTGATAAAGGCGTTCTGGAAGTTTCCATTCCGCCATATCGTATTGACATAATGCACGAGATAGACCTTGTTGAGGAAGTCGCCATAGGCTACGGCTATTATAGGCTTGAGCCAACGATACCAGCCACCGCTACTGTCGGCGAAAAGCACCCGGCTAACAGGTTGGCGGATACTGTGCGCCAAATAATGACTGGTTTGGGCTTCATGGAAGTTATGAACTTTACATTGACAAACGAACGCGTCCACTACACGCTTATGAGGCTAAAACCTAAAAACCCGGTGCGCCTTGCAAACCCAGTGTCAGCCGAATATACTATCATGCGGGAGATGCTCCTACCAGGACTTTTGAAAAACCTAGCTGAAAACAAGCATGAAAGCTACCCTCAAAAGCTTTTTGAAGTTTCAGATGTGGCGAAAATAAACCGTCGACTAGAAACTATGTGTGAGAGACGCTTACACTTGGCAGCGGTAACATGCCACTCAACAGCCAACTACACAGAAATAAAATCCACATGTGAGGCTCTCCTTGCCAACTTAGGCTTAACAAACTGGCAAATAAAAGAGGCGAAACATCCAAGCTTCTTGCAAGGCAGAACGGCAGCCATCAAAATAGGCGATAAACAAATTGGGGTTCTAGGCGAAGTCCACCCACAAGTCCTAAACAACTTTGAACTAGAAAACCCGACAGCAAGCCTCGAAATAGACCTAGAATGGCTAATACAAAGAAAAATCTAG
- a CDS encoding sulfite exporter TauE/SafE family protein: MWELLLPIFGFLISIAAALTGVGGGIFIVPLLTLLYDFEPVTAIGTSLATIIITSIASSANYLKQKRVYVKAGLVLACATAPGGYVGASITAVPAVKMWLGVIFGAFLIFVAFQMVYKAFTTESVRACGVVDAAFEKELLFNKRKMLYGLFLSFFGGVASGLLGIGGGVVLVPVMCYALSFPIHFAIPTSMFIMIFTSISGVVSHVQQGNVNALYGVYLGVGSVVGAQVGAYTSRRLSSRSLNLLFAVMLLVASVNMILKNLHYI; this comes from the coding sequence ATGTGGGAGTTGCTACTTCCCATCTTCGGCTTTTTGATAAGCATAGCCGCAGCCTTAACGGGAGTTGGAGGCGGAATATTCATAGTGCCCTTGTTGACGCTCCTCTACGACTTTGAGCCAGTAACAGCCATAGGCACAAGCCTAGCCACAATAATCATCACATCTATAGCATCTTCTGCAAATTATCTGAAACAAAAACGCGTCTATGTTAAGGCTGGTTTAGTTTTGGCTTGTGCCACTGCACCTGGAGGCTATGTTGGAGCATCCATTACGGCCGTTCCAGCTGTGAAAATGTGGCTCGGCGTTATCTTTGGCGCTTTTCTGATTTTTGTTGCTTTTCAAATGGTTTACAAAGCCTTCACCACAGAATCTGTAAGGGCGTGTGGCGTGGTTGATGCCGCCTTTGAAAAGGAATTGCTTTTTAACAAGCGGAAAATGCTTTATGGCTTATTTTTAAGTTTTTTCGGCGGTGTGGCTTCTGGGCTTTTAGGAATAGGTGGAGGAGTTGTTCTTGTTCCAGTCATGTGTTACGCGCTTAGCTTTCCAATTCATTTCGCCATACCAACCTCCATGTTCATCATGATTTTCACGTCAATTTCTGGCGTGGTTAGTCACGTGCAACAGGGAAACGTGAACGCTTTGTATGGGGTTTATCTTGGAGTAGGCTCTGTTGTTGGAGCGCAGGTTGGCGCCTATACGAGCAGAAGGCTTTCAAGCAGAAGTCTAAACCTTCTTTTTGCAGTCATGCTACTTGTAGCAAGCGTTAACATGATACTGAAAAACTTGCATTATATTTAA
- a CDS encoding flavin reductase family protein, producing MNGKEVVNVSPSNAFRLVHPMHTVLVSCVGRDGKPNIITLAWAMPTSISPPLVAVSIAPRRHSHSLIQETKEFVVNIPTMEILDATFFCGRVSGKDHDKFKEAGLTPLPARKVKPPIIKECIAHLECRLHSQFQTGDHTIFVGEILEAYANKGCFTDAGYDLEKARMIFHLGGDAFATLHPQIFKPRA from the coding sequence ATGAATGGAAAAGAAGTTGTCAATGTAAGCCCTTCAAACGCTTTTAGGCTTGTCCACCCAATGCACACGGTTCTAGTCTCATGCGTAGGTAGGGATGGAAAACCAAACATTATCACTTTGGCTTGGGCTATGCCAACCTCCATTAGTCCACCGCTTGTGGCTGTAAGCATTGCGCCACGAAGACACTCCCACAGCCTAATCCAAGAAACAAAGGAGTTTGTCGTAAACATTCCAACAATGGAGATATTGGATGCAACATTCTTTTGTGGGCGGGTTAGTGGAAAAGACCATGACAAGTTTAAGGAGGCTGGATTAACGCCCCTTCCAGCCAGAAAGGTTAAGCCGCCAATAATTAAGGAGTGCATCGCCCACTTGGAGTGTAGGCTTCACAGCCAATTTCAGACGGGGGACCACACAATTTTTGTGGGTGAAATCCTCGAAGCCTACGCAAACAAAGGATGCTTTACAGACGCGGGTTATGACCTAGAAAAAGCTAGAATGATTTTTCATCTGGGCGGAGACGCGTTTGCAACCCTCCATCCACAGATTTTCAAGCCCAGAGCCTAA
- a CDS encoding tryptophan--tRNA ligase, giving the protein MVGTEKNEMIVTPWEVRGKVDYERLIREFGTQPLTMELIQKLAKHTGGLHLQLRRGLFFSHRDLDVVLDLYEKGTKFVLYTGRGPSGPVHLGHLVPWVFTKHLQDSFKTRLYFQMTDDEKFLVEDELELKEATNFAYENALDLIALGFKPENTFIIYDVQDIDLLYDLALEVAKRTTYSTARAAFGFQESTNIGWVFWPAIQAAPCFIHAKLTGENVPVLIPAAIDQDPYWRITRDVAPKLGYYKPAQIHCRFLPGLGIGGKMSASEPETCIFTIDPPEVVKRKVWNAFTGGKPTVAEQRKMGGDPSICTVFQYFLFIFEEDDDKLAERERQCKAGEILCGECKKELADRINSFLEDHRKKREKARNILDKFHIKR; this is encoded by the coding sequence TTGGTCGGCACGGAAAAAAACGAGATGATTGTCACTCCGTGGGAGGTTAGGGGCAAAGTAGACTACGAACGCCTAATCCGCGAGTTTGGAACTCAGCCCCTAACAATGGAGCTAATCCAAAAACTGGCAAAACACACTGGCGGCCTTCACCTTCAACTGCGGAGGGGCCTCTTCTTTTCGCACCGCGACCTAGATGTTGTCCTAGACCTATACGAGAAGGGAACAAAATTTGTGCTGTATACTGGTCGGGGCCCCTCTGGCCCGGTTCATTTGGGGCATCTGGTTCCTTGGGTTTTTACAAAGCACTTGCAAGACAGTTTTAAGACAAGGCTCTATTTCCAAATGACGGACGACGAGAAATTTTTAGTTGAAGACGAGTTGGAGCTTAAAGAGGCAACAAACTTCGCTTATGAGAACGCTTTAGACCTCATAGCCTTGGGCTTCAAGCCAGAAAACACCTTCATAATATATGATGTGCAAGACATAGACTTGCTATATGACTTAGCCCTAGAGGTTGCCAAACGCACAACGTACTCAACAGCCAGAGCCGCTTTTGGCTTTCAGGAAAGCACAAACATTGGATGGGTTTTCTGGCCAGCCATCCAGGCGGCTCCATGCTTCATCCACGCAAAACTAACAGGCGAAAATGTTCCAGTGCTTATTCCGGCAGCCATAGACCAAGACCCATATTGGCGGATAACCCGTGATGTAGCCCCAAAACTCGGCTATTATAAGCCGGCACAGATTCACTGTCGCTTTCTTCCAGGTTTAGGTATTGGCGGAAAAATGAGTGCTTCAGAACCTGAAACATGCATATTTACCATAGACCCGCCGGAAGTTGTAAAGCGCAAGGTTTGGAACGCCTTTACTGGTGGTAAGCCAACGGTGGCGGAGCAGCGGAAAATGGGTGGAGACCCATCCATATGCACGGTGTTCCAATACTTCCTATTCATTTTTGAGGAAGACGACGATAAGCTCGCCGAGAGGGAAAGACAATGCAAGGCTGGAGAGATTTTGTGCGGCGAATGCAAAAAGGAATTGGCGGATAGGATTAACAGTTTCCTCGAAGACCATAGGAAGAAGCGGGAGAAAGCAAGAAACATTTTAGACAAGTTTCACATAAAACGCTAG
- a CDS encoding phenylalanine--tRNA ligase subunit alpha: MASLRLHERKTLMALQGLGGKASVEDIAEKSGLAHAAVMRAALTLSARNLVKVHERKWNVATLNEEGEGYAQYGLPERRLLRALLRLGGEANVDEAVKEAGLDASLVPIALGWLKRKNWGAIKGKRCILNVRVEPPFGYDEKLLATIFEKRSITVEGLSRELKEALNILRRRKLVDLEEKTHRELELTAEGWKTVKKGLEIVEEVTQLTPELIISGRWKSVKLTRFDVAAPGPAVYPGKIHPLQQIIKRAREIFLEMGFTEIRGPLVETAFWNFDALFQPQDHPAREMMDTFYLANPQTGRLPSKKLVEVVAKTHEDGWITGSKGWRYKWSPEEAKKLVLRTHTTAETIKYLATHKKPPIKVFSVDRVYRNEQVTYKHLAEFHQIEGIVVDKRVTLRDLMGTLKTFYTKFGLEKIEFWPSYFPYTEPSAQAVAYHPKLKRWIELCGMGIFRPEVLAPVGVKYPVLAWGGGLERLAMIELGLDDVRLLYANSLGWLRRTPLCQ; encoded by the coding sequence ATGGCTAGTTTGCGGCTTCATGAAAGAAAAACTTTAATGGCGCTGCAGGGGCTTGGCGGAAAAGCCTCTGTGGAAGACATAGCCGAAAAAAGCGGCTTGGCACACGCCGCTGTTATGAGGGCTGCCTTAACGCTTTCAGCGCGTAACCTTGTGAAAGTTCATGAGAGGAAATGGAATGTCGCTACATTAAATGAGGAAGGCGAGGGCTATGCGCAGTACGGCTTGCCAGAGCGGCGTCTTCTCCGTGCTTTGTTGAGGCTTGGCGGCGAAGCGAATGTGGATGAAGCTGTCAAAGAGGCTGGCTTAGACGCTAGTCTTGTGCCAATTGCTTTGGGCTGGCTGAAGAGAAAGAATTGGGGGGCGATAAAAGGCAAAAGGTGCATTTTAAATGTGAGAGTCGAGCCGCCGTTTGGGTATGACGAGAAGCTTCTAGCCACAATTTTCGAGAAGCGCTCCATCACCGTTGAAGGTTTAAGCAGAGAGCTAAAAGAAGCCCTAAACATTCTTCGAAGGCGCAAGCTTGTGGATTTAGAGGAGAAAACCCACCGCGAACTGGAGCTAACAGCGGAAGGCTGGAAAACTGTCAAGAAAGGCTTGGAAATAGTTGAGGAAGTGACTCAACTAACCCCGGAGCTTATAATTTCTGGGCGTTGGAAAAGCGTGAAACTCACAAGATTTGATGTAGCGGCTCCTGGACCAGCCGTTTATCCGGGCAAGATACACCCACTGCAGCAGATTATAAAGCGCGCCCGCGAAATCTTCTTGGAGATGGGCTTCACGGAAATTCGTGGTCCACTGGTGGAGACGGCCTTCTGGAACTTTGACGCCTTGTTCCAGCCTCAAGACCACCCAGCCCGCGAGATGATGGACACGTTTTATTTGGCAAACCCTCAGACCGGACGATTACCATCAAAAAAGCTTGTGGAGGTTGTGGCAAAAACCCACGAGGACGGCTGGATTACGGGTTCTAAGGGCTGGCGTTACAAGTGGAGTCCAGAAGAAGCCAAGAAGCTTGTTTTGCGAACCCACACAACAGCTGAAACAATAAAGTATTTGGCTACGCATAAGAAGCCGCCCATTAAGGTTTTCTCAGTGGATAGGGTTTACCGCAACGAGCAGGTCACATATAAGCACCTGGCTGAGTTCCACCAGATTGAGGGCATAGTTGTCGACAAGAGGGTTACACTCCGCGATTTAATGGGAACCCTAAAAACCTTCTACACAAAATTCGGCCTTGAAAAGATAGAGTTTTGGCCAAGCTACTTCCCGTATACAGAACCTTCAGCCCAGGCTGTGGCTTACCATCCCAAGCTTAAGCGTTGGATAGAACTTTGTGGCATGGGGATTTTCCGTCCAGAAGTTTTGGCGCCAGTAGGCGTAAAATATCCAGTTTTGGCTTGGGGAGGAGGCCTAGAACGGTTAGCCATGATTGAGCTTGGCTTGGATGATGTTAGGCTGTTATACGCGAATAGTTTGGGTTGGCTTAGGAGGACACCCCTATGCCAGTGA